From a single Leopardus geoffroyi isolate Oge1 chromosome E1, O.geoffroyi_Oge1_pat1.0, whole genome shotgun sequence genomic region:
- the LOC123604650 gene encoding putative olfactory receptor 3A4 gives MDPGASGNDSVVTEFVLLGLSETPALQPILFTVFLLAYVATLGGNLSILAAILAEPKLHTPMYFFLGNLSLLDVGCISVTVPAMLRRFMSNNRSIPYGACLSQLFCFHLLAGADCFLLTVMAYDRYLAICQPLTYSTRMSWGIQQALVGVSCAFSFTNALTQTVALSTLDFCGPHVINHFYCDLPQLFQLSCSSTQLNELLLFVAAAFMGVAPLVLITVSYAHVAAAVLRIRSAEGRKKAFSTCGSHLTVVSVFYGTGVFSYMRLGSVEASDKDKGIGILNTVISPMLNPLIYSLRNPDVQGALQRVFTGRRPPE, from the coding sequence ATGGATCCGGGAGCCTCAGGAAATGATTCTGTTGTCACTGAGTTTGTCCTGCTGGGTCTGTCAGAGaccccagctctgcagcccatCCTCTTCACCGTCTTCCTTCTCGCTTACGTAGCTACTCTTGGGGGCAACCTCAGCATCCTGGCTGCCATCCTCGCCGaacccaaactccacacccccatgtacttcttcctggggAACTTGTCCCTGCTGGATGTCGGGTGCATCAGTGTCACTGTCCCTGCCATGCTGAGACGCTTCATGTCCAATAACAGAAGCATTCCCTACGGGGCCTGCCTCTCACAGCTCTTCTGTTTCCACCTCCTGGCAGGGGCGGACTGCTTCCTGCTGACAgtcatggcctatgaccgctatctGGCCATCTGCCAGCCCCTCACCTACAGCACCCGCATGAGCTGGGGAATTCAGCAAGCGCTAGTGGGCGTGTCGTGTGCCTTTTCCTTCACCAACGCACTGACCCAAACTGTTGCCTTATCTACTCTTGACTTCTGTGGCCCCCATGTGATCAATCACTTCTACTGTGACCTCCCACAGCTCTTCCAGCTCTCCTGCTCCAGCACCCAGCTCAATGAGCTGCTGCTCTTTGTAGCAGCAGCCTTCATGGGTGTGGCCCCACTGGTCCTCATCACTGTGTCCTATGCACACGTGGCAGCCGCAGTCCTGCGAATCCGCTCTGCTGAGGGCAGGAAGAAAGCCTTCTCCACGTGTGGCTCCCACCTCACGGTTGTCAGCGTATTCTACGGGACAGGCGTCTTCAGCTACATGAGGCTGGGCTCAGTGGAGGCTTCGGACAAAGACAAAGGGATTGGCATCCTCAACACTGTCATCAGCCCCATGCTGAACCCACTCATCTACAGTCTCCGGAACCCTGATGTGCAGGGCGCCCTGCAGCGAGTGTTCACAGGGAGACGGCCTCCAGAGTGA
- the LOC123604651 gene encoding olfactory receptor 3A1-like has translation MDPESRTNGTAVTEFILLGLVETPGLRPVVFVVFLLAYLLTVGGNLSILAAILVETKLHTPMYFFLGNLSVLDVGCITVTVPSMLARLLSHKHTVPYGACLTQLFFFHQLAGVDCFLLTAMAYDRFLAICQPLTYSTRMSQTVQRILVAVSWALAFTNALTHTVAISTLNFCGPNVINHFYCDLPQLFQLSCSSTQLNELLLFGLGILMAGAPVILIVTSYIHVAAAVLRIRSAEGRKKAFSTCGSHLTVVGIFYGTGVFSYMRLGSVEASDKDKGIGILNTVISPMLNPLIYSLRNPDVQGALWQVLTGKRALA, from the coding sequence ATGGACCCAGAATCCAGGACCAATGGAACAGCTGTTACTGAGTTCATCCTGCTGGGCTTAGTGGAGACACCAGGGCTACGGCCAGTTGTCTTTGTAGTCTTCCTCTTAGCCTATCTGCTCACTGTTGGGGGCAACCTCAGCATCCTGGCCGCCATCTTGGTAGagaccaaactccacacccccatgtacttcttcctggggAACCTATCGGTGCTGGACGTTGGGTGCATCACCGTCACTGTTCCTTCAATGTTGGCTCGTCTCCTGTCCCACAAGCATACTGTTCCCTATGGAGCCTGCCTCACacagcttttcttctttcatcagtTGGCTGGTGTGGACTGCTTCCTGTTGACAGCCATGGCCTATGACCGATTCCTGGCCATCTGCCAGCCCCTCACCTACAGCACCCGAATGAGCCAGACAGTCCAGAGGATATTGGTGGCTGTGTCCTGGGCTTTAGCCTTCACTAATGCACTGACCCACACAGTAGCCATATCCACCCTGAACTTCTGTGGTCCCAATGTGATCAATCACTTCTACTGTGACCTCCCACAGCTCTTCCAGCTCTCCTGCTCCAGCACCCAACTCAATGAGCTGCTACTCTTTGGTCTGGGTATCCTCATGGCGGGTGCACCTGTGATTCTCATTGTCACCTCCTACATCCATGTGGCAGCTGCAGTCCTACGAATCCGTTCTGCTGAGGGCAGGAAAAAAGCCTTCTCCACATGTGGTTCTCACCTCACTGTGGTTGGCATATTCTATGGGACAGGTGTCTTCAGCTACATGAGGCTGGGCTCAGTGGAAGCTTCAGACAAAGACAAAGGGATTGGCATCCTCAACACTGTCATCAGCCCCATGCTGAACCCACTCATCTACAGCCTTCGGAACCCTGATGTACAGGGGGCTCTGTGGCAGGTGCTCACGGGGAAGCGAGCCCTTGCATAA